GTTATTGATTCCTAAAAATATCAAAATATTCGTTCCGAAAAACATAATTATTCCAAAAATTCCCCAAGGAGTTAAGATTAAATCTAGTAAGGAAGCTCGATCGCGGCTTATCAATCGAGAAGCAACGGGTATTGGCTCATCTTCATCATCTTCACCATCTTCATCGTAGTTATCAAGAGGGAGATGATAAACTAAAGAACTAGAATTTGAGGGCAAGTCAATAGATTCAGTTTCTATTAATTCAGGAATTAGAATATCGCTATCCACTGTATTCTTTTCATAGCGTCTTAATTCTGCTCCAAGATCTAAATCTAAATTTTGTATAATCTTTTTTATCAGGGGATGAACTGACATAGGTACTTTACTCATAATCTATTAATGACCTTAAATTCGATCGATAAATTACTAAATTCTATTCTCTCTCAACCACAATGGGAAAAACAAAGAAGATACTATGAGTTAAAAAAAATCTGGTATGAAATTGTTAATCAAAAGATAGCACAACATACATCTCCTATTTATCTTAAAGAAGAAGTATTGTTCATTGCCACTCAAAGTGCAGTATGGGCTCAAGAATTATCCTTACAAAGACGCACTTTGATTATCAAAATTAATCGCCGTATTCAGAATCCCATCAAAGACATATATTTTGTTTTTGGAAAATGGTATAGTCAAAACACTCCCCCCATTCCAGAAGCAGAAACAAACTTAAGTCATCCTAGTCTAGTCGAATCGACGGAGTTTATCACACAGCCTAAAGAAACCCCTCAAGAAGCCCTGCAACAATGGTTTGAAATTATTAAACAAAGAGCAAAAAATAACTCTACTTGCCCCTGTTGTCAAAGTTTTTGCCCAGAGGGAGAATTAAACCGTTGGGGAATGTGTGCTTACTGTTTTCGAGAAAATAATCAATAATAATTGGGGATTGCTCAAAAAGCAGGGTGTTTTAATTAATCAATATATTCGGAAAAATTCTCCCCTCGCCCTGTGGGAGAGGGGTTGGGGGTGAGGGTAAAACGTTTTTATACTAACCCTGAATACTTTATTCCTTTACTGAGTATAGTAAATACTAGATTTCAAATAATTCTTAATTTTTTATTCATTAAGTTATGTTACCAGTTGAAAAACTCTCTCTGCCTGAAAAAATTGGGCAATTAATTATTGTACGCACCACAGGTTATATTTTTGATCATCAAATACGTTATCCCGCATGGGAAGCCACTCAACCCCAATTGAAAAAATGGATAGAAGAATTGAATTTAGGTGGAGTTATTTTATTAGGAGGTAGCTGTGCAGAAATCGCCTATCGCACTCAACAATTGCAAACATGGGCAAAAACACCTTTATTTATTGCCGCCGATATAGAGGAAGGAGTAGGGCAAAGATTTTCTGGTGCGTCTTGGTTTCCTCCTCCGATGGCATTAGCGGAAATTTACAATGAGAATCCGAGTTTGGCGATTAAATATGCCGAAAAAATGGGAGAAATTACCGCCCTAGAAGCCCTTGCCATTGGTATTAACTGGATTTTAGCCCCTGTGACAGATATTAATAACAATCCTGATAATCCCGTTATTAATGTTCGTGCTTTTGGAGATAAATTAAAAACAGTGGAAGATTTAACTTCTGCTTTTGTTAGGGGTTGTCATAATTATCCTATCTTAACAAGTGCAAAACATTTTCCCGGTCATGGTGACACAGCAACAGATTCTCATCTTGATTTACCCATTATTAATCATAGTTTAGAGCGTTTACAATCCCTTGAATTAGTTGCATTTGAAAGGGTTATTAAGGAAAAAGTTGATAGCGTTATGACTGCCCATTTGTTGGTAAATGCCCTAGACTCCTACAATCCTGCGACTCTTTCACCAAAGGTGTTAATGGATTTGTTACGGAAAAAAATGGGTTTTGAGGGTTTGATTATTACCGATGCTTTAATTATGGGGGGAGTAAAAAAATATGCTTCCCCAGAAGAAATCGCCGTTAAAGCGCTACAGGCAGGGGCGGATATTTTACTCATGCCTGAAAATCCAGAGATAGCAATTAAATCGGTAATTAAAGCCATAGATTCGGGTATTTTATCGGAAAGTCGCATTGATGAAAGTTATTTACGTGTTACTTATGCCAAACAAAAACTATTTGGTGAAAGTGTGAATTCACAATCTCATTCTATGAGTGATATTTACAGTTTAGAAGCCAGTCAAGCAGTGAATGAAATTTTAGCCCAAAGTATGAGTAGAGGGGGCAATATACCCATTCAAAATGCCTCTGAGGGAATAAATTTAGTTGTGGTGGAAGATTTATTAAATTGTGAATACCTCGATCGCAGCTCACCTGCTATTACAATACCACAAACAAGAGGTTATCATCGTCAGGTTTTTGATGAATATAATCTATTTTCAGTACAAAATACTCAACAACCATTACTATTACAGGTTTTTTTACGAGGAAATCCTTTTCGAGGAAGGGCAGGTTTAACCCCTGAAAGTCAAAAATTCTATCTTAAATTATTCACCGAAAATAATCTTCAAGGGGTAGTTATTTATGGTAGCCCTTATGTTAAAAATTGGTTTTTATCCCATATGCCAAAATCTATACCTTGGGTATTTTCCTATGGACAAATGCCTATTGCCCAAGAATTAGCCCTAAAATTTCTATTTAATTTGTCAGGAAAATTTGACATTGTTAAAGGGGATTTTTTATAGTATTTTTTCTCTATTAGGCTTATAGCAACCCTTTAGGATATCTGATTTTTTTTTAGAAAAATGTAATTTAAGATACATTAAGTAACTATAATCAATTCCCTTGGGTTAGACTATATTAAGTATTGAAACAAGATAAAAATTAACGGGGCAAAAATGATGAAAACTTTAACCAAAAACGCCACGGATTACTCAATTGAGATGATTAGAGACGAGGCACGTCATTTAGTGGAAAAAGGAGTTGTTAGTCGTCATCAACCCATTTACATTTTATGTCAATACATCCCCGCTAGGGAATGGGTTTGTGTTGAATGTGAATTAGAACAATGCGATTATTTATTAAGAGACCAAATTGGTGATTTAATTGCCTGTGAAAATTGGGAATCTGATTAACTAAAGTTAATTTAGGACGCATCGAAAGTTTACCGATAAAGGTGGGCAAAAGACAACAATAGAGAGTTATAGTAATTCTCAAAAGCTAATAAAAATGTCAAATTAAATGCGCCTTGACTTATAAAAAAATAACTATTGATACTTGGCTATAAAATTCATAGCCTGTTTTTTAGGTGTTGGAAAGAGTAAAGAAAAAAGTAAACGAAAATGCAGTTTGAAAAGCAAAATTAATTTTTTGATTTTTCCTATCTTAACTTCTATTTTTATCTTTTTTGTAATGTTCTAATTGAGCAATTTATTTCGTTTCTGCTAATAATTAATTGCTTAGTTGTAGATTTTTCAGCAAAAAATAAAGAGAAATACTATAGATTATTTAGACGTGCAATAAATGTTGGTCTTCTGGAATACTTTTGTTTTATATCTTCTAATTTATGATAGAATTCCACTTCTTTTCCCTGATAAATAGCTAATTCTTTCAGCTTTATTAATATCATCTTCGCTTCATCATAGGCTTTGGGGTTTGATTTTTGAATAAGATTGTCAACATTTAGCCATGCTTGATTTTCTTGATTAGCAAAAGCCTTTAATTCCTTAATTTTTTTCTGCCTTGCTTCTTCTTTTTGTCTTTTTTCCTCTGATTGTGCAATTTTTTCCGCTTCTGTGAATAACTGCTTAATTGTACGTTTTTCGATGGTAGTTTTATTATTAGTTAACTCACTTAATTCTAATAATTTTTGCTTTAATTTTAAGCTAAGATTTGGTTCTTCTTGTAGTAATCTCGATAAAAAATCATCTTTTTCAATATTAGATAGTTTACTGATATTTTCTAAAAAAATATTATCTGGTATGGGCGTAATTTTAGAACTATTAGTTGCTCCTACTTTTATCAAATTTTGATTAACTTCAAATAGTTCAACAAAAATTTTTAATGATTCTGATAGTTGATTTAAACCATGGGGAATGGGAGGTTCTGGAATATCTTTCAATGGGGCATCATCGTATAATTTACTCAATTCGATCGCTTTTAACCATGCTAGATAAAGCACTCGATAATCTTGTGCTAAAATTTGTTGTCTAAGCTCTATTAAATCATCTAAATAACTGTTATCTTCTTCTATCCAGTCACTTCTTTCCTCGTCATTAATTTCTATTTTGAGGATTAAATAACTACCTATTTTATCGATAGTAATAAAATCATCATAAGTGTATTTTTTTAATTCGTTAATATTAACTAAAGAGATAGGGAAACGAAACATTAATTTCACTGTTCCCCAATTCGCTATGTAAAATAGAGCATCAAAATAATCAGCTAAAATCTGATCTTCATTTGCAGGAAAATCACCGTAGCTATAAGTAAAAATAGCCTTTCTTGAGTTTAACCTAACTCGACTAGATAACTGGGAAATTTTCTGCTGTTGTTGCTTTGTTAAAGGTTGATCTAATGTTTGAAATTCGTAGTATTGATATTCACTCATTGGTTAATTCTCATTAATATTTAACAGTCATAATTTTAAGGGAAAAAAGTCCCGTTAGAAATTAAGATTAAGCTAACAAGAAACTTCGATAAATTTGTTCATATTTAATTTCAAACTAGAAGGTAAATTAAGAAAATTAATGGAGTCTTGATGTTATTACAAAAAAATAGCATCGGTTATATAATAACTGTTAATCAGGTTGTTGATTTTTTGATTGAGATAACTGTTGTTCTAATTGATTTTGCTTAGATTCGATCGCATCTAACTTGTTTAAAATTAGTTGATAAAATTCTTCTTTAAGAGTATCTTGCTGATTATTTTTCAGTAATGATTTTCCTAAGATAAAAGGTGATTTAAACACAGATAACCACAGTCGCACTAATAATGAGGGAATCATCTGAATTACTCCCCAAATAGTTAAAACTAAAGTTATCATGACAATAATAAAAATAAGAGGATGAGAAACAAAAAATCCAATGAGAGGATGATTTCCAATCCAATTATTCCACAAAGACTCTAGGCTAGATTGAACATTTTTTGACATTGCATCAGTCAAATTATTAGAACTATTAATAGCTCGATCTCCTAATTCTTTAAGCATATTTTTACCCGTTTCTAAACTGTTATTTATGGTATAATTAGTAATATTTGATAACATAATTTTTAGTTCAATATAATTGAATATATAAAAGAAAAAATAAATTTAATTTGGTAAAAGTTGTCGGAAAAAATCGTTAACTTCTTCCTCATGAATTGGGCTGAAAGTAGAGTCATCCCAAATAACAGAAGCCTTATAATGTTTGTTATTAACTATTTCCCAAGCTATTCTGGTAACATGATTGCGGGAATTTAAATTTCGATGCCAGTGTATATCAACTTCAAAAATAATCCCACCTCCATCTCTAGGAGCAACAAAAATGGGTCTAGTATAATCATAAGTACCCCAAGGATGTGATATTAATAAAGCTAATTGACCAATACTATCTCTGGTACTGTTGAGGCGGTTTTGAATCTCTTGAGAAAAATTTTGAGGATTTTTGCTGAAATTGGTTTGCTCTT
This is a stretch of genomic DNA from Cyanobacterium aponinum PCC 10605. It encodes these proteins:
- a CDS encoding DUF721 domain-containing protein, with amino-acid sequence MTLNSIDKLLNSILSQPQWEKQRRYYELKKIWYEIVNQKIAQHTSPIYLKEEVLFIATQSAVWAQELSLQRRTLIIKINRRIQNPIKDIYFVFGKWYSQNTPPIPEAETNLSHPSLVESTEFITQPKETPQEALQQWFEIIKQRAKNNSTCPCCQSFCPEGELNRWGMCAYCFRENNQ
- a CDS encoding glycoside hydrolase family 3 protein produces the protein MLPVEKLSLPEKIGQLIIVRTTGYIFDHQIRYPAWEATQPQLKKWIEELNLGGVILLGGSCAEIAYRTQQLQTWAKTPLFIAADIEEGVGQRFSGASWFPPPMALAEIYNENPSLAIKYAEKMGEITALEALAIGINWILAPVTDINNNPDNPVINVRAFGDKLKTVEDLTSAFVRGCHNYPILTSAKHFPGHGDTATDSHLDLPIINHSLERLQSLELVAFERVIKEKVDSVMTAHLLVNALDSYNPATLSPKVLMDLLRKKMGFEGLIITDALIMGGVKKYASPEEIAVKALQAGADILLMPENPEIAIKSVIKAIDSGILSESRIDESYLRVTYAKQKLFGESVNSQSHSMSDIYSLEASQAVNEILAQSMSRGGNIPIQNASEGINLVVVEDLLNCEYLDRSSPAITIPQTRGYHRQVFDEYNLFSVQNTQQPLLLQVFLRGNPFRGRAGLTPESQKFYLKLFTENNLQGVVIYGSPYVKNWFLSHMPKSIPWVFSYGQMPIAQELALKFLFNLSGKFDIVKGDFL
- a CDS encoding DUF4327 family protein is translated as MKTLTKNATDYSIEMIRDEARHLVEKGVVSRHQPIYILCQYIPAREWVCVECELEQCDYLLRDQIGDLIACENWESD